CCCGCCGCTCGACCCGCCGGCCCCCCGCGACGTGTCCCACGGGTTGCGCGCCACGGGTCCCGCCAGCGGCTCCGTGTACGCCGGGAACCCGAGCTCCGGCGCCGTCGTGCGCCCCAGGCTGACCAGCCCCGCCGCGTCCAGGTCCAGCACGACGTCGTCCGACACCTCCGGCACGAACCCCGCCAGCGCCCGCGACCCGAACCCCGTCGGCACGCCGGCCCGGCTCCACAGGTCCTTGTCCCCGCTCGGCAGCCCCCACAGCGGGCCCGCAGGTCGCCCCGCGCCGAGCCGACCGGCGCGCTCGCGGGCGCTGTCCGCCGTGACCAGGCAGAACGCCCCCAGCTCGGCGTTGCGCGCCGCGATGCGCGCGAGGAAGTGGTCCGCGACCTCCGACGGCGTCAGCTCGCCCGCCCGCAGGCGGTCCCGGAGCTCGACGGCGGTCTGCTCGTGCAGGGCGTCCATCCTCCGACCCTAGCCCCGCCGTGCTCACCGCCGTCCGCCCGCGACCCAGCGCACGTCCCCGCGAGTCAGCGCAGGACTCGGCGAGTCAGCGCAGATCCCCGCGACTCAGCGCAGATCCGCGCGACTCAGCGTCGGTGGGTGCGAGTCAGCGCGGGATCCGCCGACTCAGCGCAGGACTCGGCGACTCAGCGGTGCCGGGTCCGGGGTGTGCGGCGTGCGGACGGGACGCCCGCTGAGCCCGGGAAGCACGGTGGCCACCGGACGAGACCCGATGCCGCCGTCGCCGGCGAGCAGGGAAGATGGGTGCGTGCGCCACGACCTGCGACTCACCGCCCACGGGATCCGGCTCGAACCGCTCGAGCATCGGCACGCCGCCGATCTGCTCTCGATGATCGACGACGACCTCTGGTTCGGGATGGTGTCCCCGCCGCCGCGCACGGTCGCAGACGTCGAGGCGGTGGTCGACGCCGCGCAGGCCGCCGACGGTGCGTACGCGTTCGCCGTCGTCGGGCCGGACGGCGAGCTGCGGGGCTCGACCCGGTTCTACGAGCACGTTCCCGCGCAGTGTCGCGTCGAGATCGGCTACACGTTCTACGGCCGTGCCTGGTGGGGCGGCCCCACCAACCCGGCGGCGAAGCTCGCCCTGCTCACGCACGCGTTCGACGTCTGGCAGGTGCACCGCGTCGCCCTGCGGGCCGACGCGCGCAACGTCCGGTCCCGTGCCGCCATCGAGAAGCTCGGTGCCCGTGCCGAGGGCGTGCTGCGCAAGCACCGGGTGGCCGCGGACGGCTCGGTGGGGGACACGGCCTACTACGGCATCGTCGACGACGAGTGGCCCGTCGTCCGCGCGGGGCTCGAGGCCCGTCTCGCCCGCCAGGAGCGCTGAGTCGCGCATTCCTGCGCTGACTCGCCCGATCCTGCGCTGACTCGGCGGATCCTGCGCTGACTCGGCGGATCCTGCGCTGAGTCGGCGGATCCTGCGCTGAGTCGCCGGATCCTGCGCTGAGTCGGCGGATCCTGCGCTGACTCGCGGAAGTCCGCGCTGGGTCGCGGGCGGTCCGGCGCCGGTCCGACGAGCGTGGACCGGCGCCGGGCAGCCGCTACAGCGGGGTGACCTCGCCCTGGAAGTGGCGGCGTCCGCGGCGGGCGTTCCAGCCGACGTAGCCGAACCCGTCGGGGGTGTCGCAGAGCTCGGGCGTCACCGCGACGTCGACCGTGCCCGGCAGCAGCACGGGCTGGGCGAACTCGACGGTCCACCGGTAGGCGTCGCCGCGGGCGTGCCCGACGTCGGCGAGCGCGCGGGACGCGGTGTACATGCCGTGCGCGATGGCGCGGGGGAACCCGAACGCCTTGGCGGACAGCGACGACAGGTGGATGGGGTTGCGGTCGCCGGACACGGCGGCGTAGGCGCGGCCGGTGCCGGGGCCGAGCGCCCACCGGCCGGTCGGCAGCGGCGGGACCCAGGCGTCCGTCGGCGACGTCGTGGCTCCGGTCGCCAGGTCGTGCTCCGGGGGGACGACGTCACGACCGGCGGTACGACCTCGCGGCGCCGGGTCGACGGGGACGGCCGGGAGCACGACGTCCGGCTCGGGGGCGGTGAACCCCTTCGCGAGGTACGTGGACACGCCACGCCACCGGGGCAGGCCGGAGTCGTCGCCGTCCGGCCAGATCTCCGCGACGAGGTCGACCTGGACGCCGCGGCGGTGGGGCCGCAGGTTCTCCGCCCACGCGCGCACCTCGAGGACGTCGCCGACGCGCACCGGCCCGCGCATCTCGACGTGGTTGGCGAGGTGCACCATGCCGAGCAGCGGCAGCGGGAAGTCGCCGCGCACCATGACGGCGGTGGCCAGGGGGAACGCGAGGACGTGCAGGTACCCGGCGGGCAGGACGTCGCTGACGGGCTCGTGCAGCAGCCGCTGGTAGTCCCGCAGGTGGCCGCGCAGCTCCGACGTGGTGACGCCGGAGACGCGCAGCGCCACGGTGGGGAGCACGAGCGGTCGGTCGGGGTCCTGCGACCCCGACCCGAGGCCGGGCAGCGACGGCAGGGCGCGCCCCGCCGCGATGCGGCCCGACGCCGCGGCGCCGCGCGCGTAGAGCCCGGCCAGCCCGGGGAGGGTCTGCTGGGTCTCGACGTGCAGCACCTGCCCGGTACCGGTCCGCCAGGGCGCAGCCGTCACTGGCCCACCAGGTGCTGGCCGCACACGCGCAGCACCTGCCCGTTGACGCCCGCCGCGACGGGGGACGCGAGGAACGCGATCGCCTCGGCGACGTCGACCGGCTGCCCGCCCTGCGCGAGCGACGGGATGCGTCGCGCGACCTCGCGGGTGGCGAACGGGATGCGGGCCGTCATCTCGGTCTCGATGAAGCCGGGGGCGACGGCGTTCGCGGTGCCGCCGGTCGCGGCGAGGAGCCGCGCGGTGGCGCGGGTGTGCCCGATGACGCCCGCCTTGGAGAACCCGTAGTTCGTCTGGCCCTTGTTCCCGGCGATGCCGGAGGTGGAGGCGAGCGACACGATGCGCAGGCCGTCGATCCCGGCGGCGAGCAGCACCTCGTTGATGCGGAGCTGCGCGGCGAGGTTGACCGCCACGACCGACTCCCACTGCGCGGGCTTCATGTTGGCGAGCAGCTTGTCCCGGGTGATGCCGGCGTTGTGCACGACGACGTCGAGGCGGCCGTGGCGCTCGCGGGCGTGGTCGAGGATCCGCTGCCCGGCGTCGGGGGCGGTGACGTCGAGCTGGAGCGCGGTGCCGCCGACGGCGTTCGCGGTGGTGGCGAGCGACTCCCCGGCGGCGGGGACGTCGACGCACACGACGGTGGCGCCGTCGCGGGCCAGCGTGCGGGCGATGGACGCGCCGATGCCGCGGGCCGCGCCGGTGACGACGGCGACCTGACCCTCCAGGGGCCGCTGCCAGCCCGTGCCGTCGACGACGGCGGCGTCGGCCGGGCCGACGCGCAGGAGCTGGCCGTCGACGTAGGCGCTCTTCGCGGACAGGAAGAACCGCAGCGCGGCGACGACGGACGGGTGGGCGACCTCGACGTCATCGGTCAGGACGACGCCGTTGGAGGTGGACCCGCCGCGCAGCTCCTTGCCGAGGGAGCGGACGAGCGCGTCGACGCCCTGGCGGGTGGCGGCGAGCGCGGGGGTGTCGTCGTCGGCGGGCGCGCGGGAGATCGTCACGACGCGGCCGTTGCCGGCGAGCGCGCGCAGGACGGAGCCGGTGGCGAGCACGGGCTCGGTGACGGCGGTGGGTTCGGCGGCCTCGGTGAGCACGAGGACGACGGCGCCCCAGCGGAGGTCGTCGTGGGGGTCGCGGCGCACGTCGAGGTCCCACCCGAGCAGGGTCTGGGCGAGGGTGTCGGCGTCGCCCTTGGAGGCGGCGTCCGCCAGGACGAGCACGGGCCCGACGGTGAGCGGGTCCCCGGCGCGGTGGCGCCGCAGGATCGCGGGGCGGGGCAGGCCGAGCTTCTTCGCGAGGGTCTTGGTGAACCCGGAGTTCACGGCCTGGGCGTAGCGGTCGGTCATGGTGGCTCCTTCCGGGGTCAGGCGGACTCGAGGATCGCGGTGGCGCCGAGGCCGCCGGCCGCGCAGATGGAGATGAGCGCGCGGGCGGGCCGGCCGGTCTCCGCGGCCTTCTGCGCGAGCAGCTTGGCGGTGGTCGCGACGATGCGGCCGCCGGTGGCGGCGAACGGGTGCCCGGCGGCGAGCGAGGACCCGGCGACGTTGAGGCGGGCGCGGTCGACGCTGCCGAGCGCGCCGGTGAGGCCGAGCTCGTTCTTGCAGTAGTCGTCGTCCTCCCACGCGGCGAGGATGGTCAGGACGGTGGAGGCGAACGCCTCGTGGATCTCGACGAGGTCGAAGTCGGCGAGGGTGAGGCCGTTGCGGGCGAGCAGGCGCGGCACCGCGTGGGCGGGGGCCATGAGCAGGCCCTCGTGGCCGTGCACGAAGTCGACGGCGGCGGTCTCGGCGTCGACGAACTTCGCCAGGACGGGCAGGTCGTGGGCCTGCGCCCACTCGCGCGAGCCGAGCAGCACGGTGGAGGCGCCGTCGGTGAGCGGGGTGGAGTTGCCGGCCGTCATGGTGGCGGGCGTCTCCAGGGAGCGGCCGAACACGGGCTTGAGGCTCGCGAGCTTCTCCGCGGAGGTGTCGGGGCGCATGTTGTCGTCGCGCGTCAGGCCGCGGAACGGGGTGACGAGGTCGTCGAAGAACCCGGAGTCCCAGGCGGCGGCGAGGTGCTGGTGGCTGGCGAGCGCGATCTCGTCCTGGGCCTCGCGGGTGATGCCCCAGCGGGCGGCGGTGATGGCCTGGTGCTCGCCCATGGACAGCCCGGTGCGGGGCTCGTCGGTGGCGGGGACCAGCGGCTTGAGGTCGGCGGGGCGCACCTTGGCGAGCGCCTTGAGGCGGGCCTGGAACGTCTTGGCGTGCTGCGCGTCGAGCAGGGCGCGGCGCAGGCCCTCGCTGACGGCGACGGGCGCGTCGGACACGGTGTCGGTGCCGCCGGCGACGCCGGACTCGATCTGGCCGAGCCGGATCTTGTTGGCGACGGTGATGGCGGCCTCTAGGCCGGTGGCGCACGCCTGCTGGAGGTCGAACGCGGGGGTGGCGGGGTGCAGGGCGGAACCGAGCACGGACTCGCGCACGAGGTTGAAGTCGCGGGAGTGCTTGAGGACGGCGCCGCCGACGACCTCGCCGAGGCGCTCGCCCTGGAGCCCGAAGCGGGCGACGAGGCCGTCGAGCGCGGCGGTGAACATCTCCTGGTTGGACGCGTCGGCGTACTTCTTGCCGGCGCGGGCGAACGGGATGCGGTTGCCGCCGATGACGACGGCGTCGCGGACGCCGGTCGTCGTCGCGGCGGTGGTCTGACGAGTGGCCACGGCGTGCTTCCTCACACTGGGTCGATTTCAGGTGGTACTCACAGTACCTGATACTGTGAGTCTCGTGAGACGGATCACAGGGGGTGGCCGATGACGGTCGCGACGGACGGGCAGCAGGTGCGCCCGAGGCCTGACGGACGATCGACCCGCTGGGACGATCATCGCGCCCAGCGCCGGGCCGCGCTCGTGCGCGAGGCCCGCCGGGCCGTGCACGAGCTGGGACCCGGGGCCTCGATGGACGACATCGCGGCGATCGCCGGCACGTCGAAGTCCATCTTCTACCGCTACTTCGACGACAAGGCCGGGCTGCGGCTCGCCGTCGCCGAGGCCGTGGTGCGCGGCATGCACCGCCGGCTCGCCGAGGCCGCGGCCGAGGCGCCCAGCCCCCACGCGGCGCTGCGCGCCATGGTGCGCACCTACCTCCAGACCATCGAGAGCTCGCCGCACGTCTACTGGTTCGTCACGCGCACCGCGATCGGCGGCAACGAGTCCGACGACGGCCGCACCGAGGCGCTCGGCGCCTATCTCGACTCCGTGATCACCCTGGTCGCGGAACCGTTCGCGCAGGCCGCCGGCGTCCCGCCGACCACGGCCGCCGCGTGGGCGTCCGGCGCCGTCGGGTTCGTCCGCGGCTCCGGCGAGTGGTGGCTCGGGCACTCCCGCGCCGAGGGCCTCACCCGCGACGAGCTGGTCGAGCAGGTCACCACCTGGCTGTGGACCGGACCCGTCGGCGTCCTCCACCACGACGACGCCGCGACCCGGCGCACCCCCGACACCCCTGGCACCCCCGAGACCGAGCAGGAGTCCTGATGACGACGATGTCCGCACCCGCCACCGGCCACGACGACCACGCCGGGCCCGACGACGCCGCCACCGCGCGCGTCGACGTGGCGGGCCTGTCCGAGCTGCTGCTGGGCCGCTGGCCCGACCAGCGCCGCCGCGCCCGCGCCCGCGCGGGCGACCCCTTCTACGCGAAGGACGAGTCGCTGACGCCGACGGAGCACCGGGAGCGGGTGCTCGAGCAGATGCGCGCGATGGTGGCGTCCGACGACAAGCTGTCGTGGCTGGCGTTCCCGGAGCGCCTGGGCGGCTTCGACGAGCCGGGCGCCAACCTGGCGTGCTTCACGGAGCTCGTGGCGGCGGACCCGTCGCTGCAGA
This Isoptericola jiangsuensis DNA region includes the following protein-coding sequences:
- a CDS encoding GNAT family N-acetyltransferase; protein product: MRHDLRLTAHGIRLEPLEHRHAADLLSMIDDDLWFGMVSPPPRTVADVEAVVDAAQAADGAYAFAVVGPDGELRGSTRFYEHVPAQCRVEIGYTFYGRAWWGGPTNPAAKLALLTHAFDVWQVHRVALRADARNVRSRAAIEKLGARAEGVLRKHRVAADGSVGDTAYYGIVDDEWPVVRAGLEARLARQER
- a CDS encoding MaoC family dehydratase; protein product: MTAAPWRTGTGQVLHVETQQTLPGLAGLYARGAAASGRIAAGRALPSLPGLGSGSQDPDRPLVLPTVALRVSGVTTSELRGHLRDYQRLLHEPVSDVLPAGYLHVLAFPLATAVMVRGDFPLPLLGMVHLANHVEMRGPVRVGDVLEVRAWAENLRPHRRGVQVDLVAEIWPDGDDSGLPRWRGVSTYLAKGFTAPEPDVVLPAVPVDPAPRGRTAGRDVVPPEHDLATGATTSPTDAWVPPLPTGRWALGPGTGRAYAAVSGDRNPIHLSSLSAKAFGFPRAIAHGMYTASRALADVGHARGDAYRWTVEFAQPVLLPGTVDVAVTPELCDTPDGFGYVGWNARRGRRHFQGEVTPL
- a CDS encoding 3-oxoacyl-ACP reductase; the protein is MTDRYAQAVNSGFTKTLAKKLGLPRPAILRRHRAGDPLTVGPVLVLADAASKGDADTLAQTLLGWDLDVRRDPHDDLRWGAVVLVLTEAAEPTAVTEPVLATGSVLRALAGNGRVVTISRAPADDDTPALAATRQGVDALVRSLGKELRGGSTSNGVVLTDDVEVAHPSVVAALRFFLSAKSAYVDGQLLRVGPADAAVVDGTGWQRPLEGQVAVVTGAARGIGASIARTLARDGATVVCVDVPAAGESLATTANAVGGTALQLDVTAPDAGQRILDHARERHGRLDVVVHNAGITRDKLLANMKPAQWESVVAVNLAAQLRINEVLLAAGIDGLRIVSLASTSGIAGNKGQTNYGFSKAGVIGHTRATARLLAATGGTANAVAPGFIETEMTARIPFATREVARRIPSLAQGGQPVDVAEAIAFLASPVAAGVNGQVLRVCGQHLVGQ
- a CDS encoding acetyl-CoA C-acetyltransferase translates to MATRQTTAATTTGVRDAVVIGGNRIPFARAGKKYADASNQEMFTAALDGLVARFGLQGERLGEVVGGAVLKHSRDFNLVRESVLGSALHPATPAFDLQQACATGLEAAITVANKIRLGQIESGVAGGTDTVSDAPVAVSEGLRRALLDAQHAKTFQARLKALAKVRPADLKPLVPATDEPRTGLSMGEHQAITAARWGITREAQDEIALASHQHLAAAWDSGFFDDLVTPFRGLTRDDNMRPDTSAEKLASLKPVFGRSLETPATMTAGNSTPLTDGASTVLLGSREWAQAHDLPVLAKFVDAETAAVDFVHGHEGLLMAPAHAVPRLLARNGLTLADFDLVEIHEAFASTVLTILAAWEDDDYCKNELGLTGALGSVDRARLNVAGSSLAAGHPFAATGGRIVATTAKLLAQKAAETGRPARALISICAAGGLGATAILESA
- a CDS encoding TetR/AcrR family transcriptional regulator, which encodes MTVATDGQQVRPRPDGRSTRWDDHRAQRRAALVREARRAVHELGPGASMDDIAAIAGTSKSIFYRYFDDKAGLRLAVAEAVVRGMHRRLAEAAAEAPSPHAALRAMVRTYLQTIESSPHVYWFVTRTAIGGNESDDGRTEALGAYLDSVITLVAEPFAQAAGVPPTTAAAWASGAVGFVRGSGEWWLGHSRAEGLTRDELVEQVTTWLWTGPVGVLHHDDAATRRTPDTPGTPETEQES